CGGCCTTCTACAAAAACCTGTGGAACACGATTCGCGAAGGAAAAAACTGGACGGGGGAGATTACTAATCGAAAAAAGGACGGGAATCTTTATATTGACCAGACGACTATCGCCCCGGTCGTGTCCGCCGGCGGGGAGATTACCAACTTTGTGGCGATCAAGCAGGACGCCACGCATCGCAAGCGGATGGAAGCTGAGATGATCAGCTCAAAAGAGCTCGCCGAGGCCGCCAACCGCGCCAAGAGCGAATTCCTCGCCAACATGAGCCACGAATTGCGCACTCCTCTCAATGGCATCCTGGGAATGCTGGAATTGGCGCTCGACACGGAATTGAACTCAGAGCAGCGGGAATTTCTCAGCCTGGGGAAGTCTTCCGCCGACTCCTTGCTGAGCCTCATCAACGACATCCTCGATTTTTCCAAGATTGAAGCCGGGAGGCTTGAGTTCGAGTCTATCGAATTTGACATCCGCAACACCCTGGAAACCGCCTTGAAGGTCCTGGCTCCGCGCGCCCATGAAAAGGGGCTGGAGCTGAACTGCCACGTGCCCACGGAGGTTCCCGCCATGCTGGTGGGCGATCCCGGCCGCCTGCGCCAGGTGATCGTGAACTTGGTGGGCAATGCCATTAAGTTCACCGAAGTGGGGGAAGTGACGGTCGATGTTGCCCTGCAATCGTCGGAGAACCACAGTGCGGTGCTTTACGTCACCGTCACCGATACCGGCATTGGCATCCCCGCCGAAAGGCAGCAACTCATTTTCGACGCGTTTGCGCAAGGCGATGGTTCCACCACCCGGCGCTATGGAGGCTCCGGCCTGGGACTGACCGTCTCACGCCGCCTGGTGGAAATGTTTCAAGGACGCCTCTGGCTGGAGAGTGCGGTGGGGAAAGGCAGTACTTTTCATTTCACCGTACAGGTTGGCATCGGAAGCGGCCCTCGCTGGGGTGCGCCGTTGCCGCCGGCGAACCTGGCCAACGTGCCGGTACTCGTGGTGGACGATAACTTCACCTCCCGGCGCATCCTGGGAGAACTGCTTGCGCGCTGGCACATGAAGCCTACACTGACAGAAAACGGCGCGGCGGGCCTCGCCCATCTCCGGCGGGCTGCGGATGCGTGCCTGCCATTTCCGCTCGTGCTGGTGGACTCCAAGATGCCGGAAATGGACGGCTTCACTTTCATCGAACAGACGAAGCAAGATCCGCGCCTGACCACCTCGGCCATCATGATGCTGACCTCAGCCGGCCAGCGCGGCGACGCCGGACGCTGTCGAGAGTTGGGAGTGGCCGCCTACCTGACCAAGCCCATTGGACAAGCGGAGCTGCTCAGTGCCATCCGGCAAGTGCTGGGAACCAAGGCCGAGAATGCCGACCCATCCTCGATCCTGGTCACGCGCCACTCCATGCGCGAGCGCAAGCTGGGTCTTCGCATCCTGCTCGCGGAAGACAACCTGGTAAACCGGACGTTTGCCGTCCGCCTGCTGGAGCGACACGGCTACCTGGTGGAGACGGCGTGTGATGGTAATGAAGCGGTACGAAAGTTGCTCCTTGAGAGCTTTGATCTCGTCCTCATGGATGTCCAGATGCCGGGGATGGACGGATTCCAGGTTACTGCCGCCATTCGTGAGAAGGAAAAAACCCGTGGCGGCCACCTGCCTGTCATCGCCATGACCGCCCACGCGCTCAAGGGAGACCGCGAACGATGTCTGACCGCGGGCATGGACGGCTACGTATCCAAGCCCTTCCGCATCGAGGATCTGATCAGCGAAATTGAGGCTCTTCCGTCAGTTCCGCACGACAACCTTGCCTGGCAACGCGATCAGGCTCTGCCTTACGTGAACGGCAATACGGATTTGCTGGATGAATTGCTACGCGTCTTCATGGCCGAGTGGCCCGAAACCAAGCGCCGGCTGCACCAAGCCTGCGAGCAGCGCGATCCCGCCGCACTGGCCGGAGTGTCCCACATGCTCAAGGGCGAACTGCCTTGCCTGGGATGCGCCGAAGCCGGCGCCTTGGCCGGAAAAATCGAAGCCTTGCTGCGCGGCGACCAATGGGATGCTGCCCAGCCCGAGCTCGCGCGGCTGGAGGCTAACTTAGAGGCTCTGGTGAAGCAGTGGGGGGAAGCGACGGACCAGCATGCGGCTCCTCGCCGCCCATGACGATCCCGTGACTTGGGAAATGCTCGTGCTCAGCCCGAGGGCGGCATGAGATCTACTTGGTTCGCATCGGCAAGCTCAACCTAAGCTGCAACTCACTTGATGACGGCCACCCGGGCGTGCTGCTTTCTGGGTTTTACCGCGACCTCGCAGCCTTCATAGGCGCAGAAGACGTCCAGATCATAGTTGCGCGACGCCGCCAGTGCCCGCGCCCTCTCCTCGATTTCCACCACCTTGTCGTCGTTGTGCGTCGGGTCGTGATGGGTCAGGGCCAGTTGCCGCACCCCGGCGGCTCCCGCCAGTTCCACGGCGTATTCGAAGCTGCTGTGGCCCCAGTGCTTTTTCTCCGGCATCTCTTCCGGCGTGTACTGCGCGTCGTGGATCACCAGGTCCGCGTCGCACATGAATTCTGCATGACGCCGGTCGCCCTCATGATGGATGGATTCCATCTTCCCCGGCTCCGCTCCTGGCCGCCAAAGCAAGTCGCTGAAGGGCTCGTGGTCGGCCACGTAAGCCACCACCACGCGGTCGCATTCGATGCGATATCCCAGCGTCGCTGCCGGATGATGCAACGCCTGTGTGCTGACGCGCACACCGTGGAAATCGAAGACGCCCTCGGCCAAGTGGCGGTACGCAATCTTCGCCGGCAGTTCACTCAACTCGACCGGAAAGTACGTCGTTTCCATCTGCCCGGACAGTACATGGGACAGCGAACCGGTCACGCCCAGCGGCGCGCAGATCAGGATTTCATTTCCCGCCTGGAAGGCCGGCTTGAAAAACGGAAATCCCTGGATGTGGTCCCAGTGGGTGTGACTGAGCAGGACGGTGGCGCGGATCCGCGGGAGCCCCTTCAACATCAGGTGATGCCCCAGCAGGCGCGCGCCCGTGCCGCAGTCAATGATGAACCGCCGGCCCGCCTGGCTCACAACTTCCACGCATGACGTGTTGCCGCCGAAGCGCACCGTCTCCGCTCCCGGCGTCGCAATCGAGCCCCGTGTACCCCAGAATCGAACTTCCATGTCCAACGTTGCTCCTGCGCTGACACTCGCGGCGGTGTCTGAAACAACCTGCTCAGTCCGCAACGAGGGGGAGATGGCCGACTTTGGGGGATGGGCTCGCCGACCCGAGCGCCCCTATGATGCCCATACTCGTCCTGCAATGCAAGAATAATGAATTGCACCGCCTTCGCCACCGCCTCTACCAGTCACTCACCACTGGCTACTGTGTACAATCCCCGCATCATGAAAAAGCTCTTCCTCGCTGCCCTTCTCTTGTTCGCCCTTGCCGCCCTTGCCGCTCCCAAAACCATGCGCGTGGACTACTACCACACCGGTAACGATCACCAGGAGATGTTCTCGTTCGACCGTATCGTGATCGAGCCCACGCCCTGGCCCGGCGACCCGCGCAAGAATATTGACGACACCAATCTCGGTAAGTACTTTGTTGAAGTGCGCGACCGTGCCACCAACCGCATCGTGTACTCGCGCGGCTTTGCGTCCATCTTTGGCGAGTGGGAAACCACCGAAGAAGCCAAGCAGATGAACCGCACTTTCTCCGAGTCGCTGCGCTTCCCCACTTCCGTCGCGCCGGTGCAGGTCAGGATCATGAAACGCGACGCCAGCAACGCGTTCCGTGAAATCTGGTCCACCACGATTGACCCCAAGGACCAGTTCATTGACACTTCGGCGCCGCCCTCGCCCGGCCCGCTGATGGCCTTGCAGAAATCGGGGGATCCCGCCTTTAAGGTTGACTTCCTCATCCTTGGCGACGGCTACACCGCGACCGAGCTTCCCAAGTTCGAGCGGGACGCGCGCCGCTTGACGGAAATCCTCTTCTCAACCTCACCGTTCAAGGAACATCGCGCCGACTTCAACGTTTGGGCGCTGTGCCCGACCTCCGTGGAATCCGGGATCTCGCGCCCCTCCACCGGCATTCATCGCCGCACGCCGGCCGGAGCTACCTACGACGCCTTCGGCTCCGAGCGCTACATTCTCACGTTCGAGAATCGTCGCTTCCGCGACATCGCCTCCTTTGCGCCTTACGAGTTCGTTGAAATCCTGGTCAATGGCGCGACCTACGGGGGCGGCGGCATTTTCAACCTCTACAGCACCGTCGCCGCCGACAGCCTGTGGTCGCCTTACGTGTTCGTCCACGAGTTCGGCCACCACTTCGCGGGCTTGGCGGACGAGTACTACACCTCGGATGTTTCCTACCTGCCGCCGACGCACAAGACCGAACCCTGGGAGCCGAACGTCACCGCCCTGCTCGATCCCGCCGCGCTCAAGTGGAAGGACATAATTTCGCCCGGTACGCCGGTTCCATCGCCGTGGAGCAAAGAGGCGTTTGAGGCCTACGAGCGCGATATTCAGGCCCGCCGCCGCGAGATCCGCCGCCAGCGCCGCCCCGAATCCGATATGGACGCCCTCTTTACCGAAGAAAAGAAGCACGAAGACCAGCTGCTTTCCTCCGACAGATATTCGGGCAAGGTCGGCGTCTTCGAAGGCGCCATGTACGAGGCCAAGGGCTACTACCGCGCGCAGGAGAACTGCATCATGTTCACGCGACACGATGCGTTCTGCGCCGTGTGCCGCCGCGCCATTGAACGCGTCATCGCCCTGTACACCTGAAACGCCTATTTTGGAGGATGCGGTAGGACTGCAACTCTGCCCACGCAACCTGCGCCTCACGTGTTCGTAGTGCTGGCTGCGCTGATGAGTTCCGCCAGGAGTTCGCCCAACTCGCGCAGCAGCCCGCCATGTTGGTCGCCAAAGGCATTGGGCTGCTCCGCGAATACCTCCAGCACGCCGAGAGCATTGGTCTTGCGCATGATGGGAACGCTGGCGGCGGAGCGGAGGTGAACCGATCGCCAGATGGAGGAATTCAAGCGCGGGTCTTCTTCAGTATCGCTGCAGATTACCACTTGACCGCTTACGGCCGCCTCGCCGGTTAATCCCTCTGGAGCCTGGAAATGCAATCCGATTCGCGGCGCGACGCCCGCACTGGCGCGGCAGATCCAATCTTCCCCTGCTACGACCGCCACCGCCGCGCCGCTGGCCGGGAGTAACTCGCGGGCGGCGGCGGCCACCAATTGCAACCCACCATCGGTGTCGTTTATGCCTTCCCACAGCTTGTACTTGAGTACCGCAAGCTTGTCCGCGGCTGCCATCGGAAGAACCGGCGCACCAAGAATGTTCGGGACGGTCTTGGCCGGCGCTGGCTCCGCCGCCCGGTCGCCTGAGGCTTGCGCCCCCGAAGCCGCCGTGGTTGGCGGGGTGGTGGGAGCGGAGATCGGTTGTATGGCTTTCCGGCGAACCCGCGACTCGTCCACATCGTCGACATAGGTATCTTCCGGAAGATCGAAAAACACGAACTTTCCCGGATCCAGGTTTTCCAGCCCTCCCTGCTTGCGATCGGCGGCCACCCACCGCACGATGAAGCGGCCGTGACGGCCTTTGTAATCTATCGTGATTTCGTCGCCGATTCGGAGGCTCGCCTCCACACCGCCCAGCCGCGCGCCCATGCGGCTGAAGTCCAGCGTGTGTGCCAACTGTGAGAAGGCCTTCCCGTTCGCATCGTGGCCGGCGATACGAACGGGTAATACCATCCCAATCCGCTGATGTTTTCTCTCCCCCATTGCGCTCGGTTGCTTGGGCCCTTACTCGTCGGCATCCTAACCCAAATTCCGCCGCCGCCGGTAATGTGATTAAGCAGGCGCCGCATCTCGGCATCGGCCCAGGATGCTCTCCCGTCGACTCATCCACCTCCCATTCCCCGCTATTCCAAGCCAACCTTGACGGCCTGCCAACTCTTCCAAATCTGGAACAGTTTATTATGTAATCTCAATCGGTTGACAGCAGCTCTCGTTTGGATCATGTTGTGTGTGCGGCACTCAGCAAGTGGCATTTTCAGGTGAGGCCATTTCGGTCTCTGCTCCATCATTCAATCCGCACCCGTTGCGGCGGAGTACACGAGTCCAGTGGCGGATGCCGATTCGCATCTCCAGCCTCGACCCGAACACCGCCTTCTCCGAGATGTGCGAGACGTTAGTTGTCAATCTCCACGGCGCCGGCGTGCGCTCCCCGGCTGCCGGAGCGATTGCCACTACGGTCCACCTCGAAACCGGCGACCATCGCACGGCCACCGGATGGATCACTGATTTCGAGCCCCTCGGCCGAGATGCCAAGTGGTGGCTCCTCGGCATCGCACTCGAACAGCCAACAAATTTCTGGGGCGTTCCTAAGCCGCCCGACGACTGGATCGAACCCTTGCCCCAGGTCGCACCGCCGACGCCGCAATCCCCCGAGCGGAAGTTCAGCGTGTGGCCCGGAGCTTACGGACCGCAGCCAGCGCATCGGCAGGCACCCGCACTCGTCGAAGTTGCGCATCCCTCGCCACGCCAGCCCAGCGATCCAGCCGCGCTCTTTGCGCGTCTACAAGCCGACTTGGAACGCCGTACCGAGGAGTACTGGACTAATTTCCGCAGCGAGATCGAACCGCGCTTGCTGGAGTCCACCAGCGGGCTGCAGCAGGAACTCCACGACAGCCTGGCCGCCTGGCGCGCCGAGCGCACCATCGTCGAGGGCAAACTCCAGGAACTTCTCGCCGTTCGCGATGAGGTCGCCGCCCGGCTGGGGTCCATCACCGGCTTACTTCGCGAACAATCCGCGCCCTTGCGCGAGGAGATCATCGCTGAGGCACGGGCGCAGGTGGACAAGCTGATCAGCGATTTCCAAGAGCGCCTCCGCGGAGAGCGCCAGGCTGCGGGGACCGCTCAGCACCCGCTGACGAACGCGGCGGAGGAGCAGTTTCAAAGGAAAACGGACACCCTCCTGCAGCAGTTCCGCGATCGCAGCACCAAAGAGATCGCCGGCCTGGCTTCCACCGCCATGGACCGCCTCGAGCACCAGCTCAAGGCCAACCTGGGCCAGGCGGCGGAGAAGATCCACCAGGAGCTGAGCACGGAACTGCAGCAGCGGCAACAGGCGGCCTCGCAGTCCGTCGCCGGACACATGGAAGACCTGCGCACCTCGGAGGTGGCATTGCGCGACCGCGTGCGGCAACTGCGGGAGGAGTTGTCCACCCAGTCCGAACACGCCCTGGCGCGGTTGCGCGTCCAGGTACAGGAGCTCGGCGATAAGCAGGAACAGGAGCTTGCCGACCGTCTGAAAAAACGCGACGCGGCCTCGCAAGCGGCGCTGCAAACCTTGGGCGGGAGCATCCTGATGTCTGCCAAGCAACAGCTGCAAGCGGAACTGGAACGCCAGCAGCAGGAACAGGCCGGCTCATACCCGTCTTTGCGGGCCGGGGTGGAACGGCTGGAACGCCATGCGGCGGATCTGGAGTCGCGCCTCGACGAGGTTCGCCAGGCGCGCGAGTACGTGGAATCGCTCTTCAAAACGCTTCCGGAAATGATTCAACAGCGCGTCTCGGAGAGCGTTGCGGCCGCCATCGAGCAGATGAGCGGCCCCGCGCAAGATCAGTTCACTATGCGCGTGCAGAGCGAGATCACAGCGTTGGAGCGGCAGGTGCATGAGATTGCCGGGCAAGTCGGCGCCTCGCTACGCGGCGAGCTGGCTGCCGACCTTGCCCAGCGCGATCAGCAGTGGCAGTCAACCTTGACCGCCAGCCTGTCAGAGTTGCAGGCCCAGGCGGCTGCCATACGCGAGGAGGCCGGTCGCATCGGCAGGAACTTCGAGCAGCAACGGGAAACGCTGCTGGATTCCGCCAATACTAAGTTGCGGGAGTTGGCGGAGCGGGACAGCACTGTGCGGCAGACCTTTCAGGCGATCACGGCGGGCCTGGACAGCAAGAAGGAAGAGATTCTGGCCGCGGCGCAGTCCGGATTGGAGCAAACGCGCGCCGGCGAGACTCATCTGCGCCAGGCCGCCGACGAGGCGAATGCCGGCCTGGCCGCACGCACGCAGCAGTCGTTGGAATCGCTGAAGACTTCCCTGCAAGCCACGGTATCGGAGCGCGAGCAGCAGTTGCAGCATCTCGTCGCCGAAAGCCAGAAGCAGGCCGAAGCGCTCCTCCAGCAGCGTACCGCGGCGGCCTCGGCCGCCTTGCAGGAACAACTGCAACAGGAGTTCGAACGCCGCCAGCAAGCCTTCGACCAGGCACGTGCTTCCGCCGTCGGACGGTTGGAATCATTGGATGAGCGCGCGGACCAACTGACATCGCTCGTGGACGTGGAACTGCAGAAGCGCGCCGAGGGCTTCGTCAACGAGGTGGTATCCGACGCCACGCTGCGCTTGGATGCGGCCGGCGAGAAGCTCCGCCAAGCCAATCTTGCGCGGGCCCAGGCCGAAATGGACACCCTGCTCGACGAAAAGCTGAAGACGGACGCGGACGAACTGCTCACCAAGGCGGTCGCCGGAGCCGCGGAGCAGTTGCAGGCTCAGGCGAACTCCGCCCGCCGCGAGCAACTGGCTCGCACCCAGGCGGAACTCGACCGTCTGCTCGGCGGGGTCGTGCAGCAGGCGGCGGATGCCGGTTCGGAATTACGCCGCGCGATCGAGGCGCTACAGCAGGGATTTGCGCAAACCAGGATGGACAGCGCCGAGATCCACAGCAAGGTTGAGCAGGCGCAGGCCTGCCTGGCGAGGCAGACGGAAC
This sequence is a window from Terriglobia bacterium. Protein-coding genes within it:
- a CDS encoding response regulator, yielding MSSSSLADLAPRRRAIYFATIVLLAIAYALLQLDGWHGSAYLHTLMELAATLLALIVGILALVRFYSKKENTFLFIATGFIGTSLLDGYHTFVSAPVFTQFFPSPPPSLIPWSGFASRLFLSVLLCLSWAFWRRESGQEESRPVPEHLVYLLVGTWTLACFLFFAFVRLPVGYGPLPLFHRPQEFLPVVFSLLAAAGYLRKGRWKRDPFEHWLVLSILLWVAQALYISTSDRLYDAVYIASHVLKILSYTAVFVGLTVAMFHLFLAEESIVAQRTEKLRQEIVERKRAQEQSAELLVREKRAWEKMEEERSFADAVIQSLPMISAIFNQQGKCLRWNRSFQDVLGYSAADVPNIEILDTVAEEDRKLVQRKIQEAFEQGKSAAEASLITKNGTKIPHYLTSARVLFGGQPCIAGVAVDISERKRAEEEVRLLATALESAANAIVITDPNGTIQWVNPAFTLLTGYSLEEVAGKNPRILKSGEHDAAFYKNLWNTIREGKNWTGEITNRKKDGNLYIDQTTIAPVVSAGGEITNFVAIKQDATHRKRMEAEMISSKELAEAANRAKSEFLANMSHELRTPLNGILGMLELALDTELNSEQREFLSLGKSSADSLLSLINDILDFSKIEAGRLEFESIEFDIRNTLETALKVLAPRAHEKGLELNCHVPTEVPAMLVGDPGRLRQVIVNLVGNAIKFTEVGEVTVDVALQSSENHSAVLYVTVTDTGIGIPAERQQLIFDAFAQGDGSTTRRYGGSGLGLTVSRRLVEMFQGRLWLESAVGKGSTFHFTVQVGIGSGPRWGAPLPPANLANVPVLVVDDNFTSRRILGELLARWHMKPTLTENGAAGLAHLRRAADACLPFPLVLVDSKMPEMDGFTFIEQTKQDPRLTTSAIMMLTSAGQRGDAGRCRELGVAAYLTKPIGQAELLSAIRQVLGTKAENADPSSILVTRHSMRERKLGLRILLAEDNLVNRTFAVRLLERHGYLVETACDGNEAVRKLLLESFDLVLMDVQMPGMDGFQVTAAIREKEKTRGGHLPVIAMTAHALKGDRERCLTAGMDGYVSKPFRIEDLISEIEALPSVPHDNLAWQRDQALPYVNGNTDLLDELLRVFMAEWPETKRRLHQACEQRDPAALAGVSHMLKGELPCLGCAEAGALAGKIEALLRGDQWDAAQPELARLEANLEALVKQWGEATDQHAAPRRP
- a CDS encoding MBL fold metallo-hydrolase; the encoded protein is MEVRFWGTRGSIATPGAETVRFGGNTSCVEVVSQAGRRFIIDCGTGARLLGHHLMLKGLPRIRATVLLSHTHWDHIQGFPFFKPAFQAGNEILICAPLGVTGSLSHVLSGQMETTYFPVELSELPAKIAYRHLAEGVFDFHGVRVSTQALHHPAATLGYRIECDRVVVAYVADHEPFSDLLWRPGAEPGKMESIHHEGDRRHAEFMCDADLVIHDAQYTPEEMPEKKHWGHSSFEYAVELAGAAGVRQLALTHHDPTHNDDKVVEIEERARALAASRNYDLDVFCAYEGCEVAVKPRKQHARVAVIK
- a CDS encoding IgA Peptidase M64; this translates as MKKLFLAALLLFALAALAAPKTMRVDYYHTGNDHQEMFSFDRIVIEPTPWPGDPRKNIDDTNLGKYFVEVRDRATNRIVYSRGFASIFGEWETTEEAKQMNRTFSESLRFPTSVAPVQVRIMKRDASNAFREIWSTTIDPKDQFIDTSAPPSPGPLMALQKSGDPAFKVDFLILGDGYTATELPKFERDARRLTEILFSTSPFKEHRADFNVWALCPTSVESGISRPSTGIHRRTPAGATYDAFGSERYILTFENRRFRDIASFAPYEFVEILVNGATYGGGGIFNLYSTVAADSLWSPYVFVHEFGHHFAGLADEYYTSDVSYLPPTHKTEPWEPNVTALLDPAALKWKDIISPGTPVPSPWSKEAFEAYERDIQARRREIRRQRRPESDMDALFTEEKKHEDQLLSSDRYSGKVGVFEGAMYEAKGYYRAQENCIMFTRHDAFCAVCRRAIERVIALYT
- a CDS encoding GAF domain-containing protein, which translates into the protein MVLPVRIAGHDANGKAFSQLAHTLDFSRMGARLGGVEASLRIGDEITIDYKGRHGRFIVRWVAADRKQGGLENLDPGKFVFFDLPEDTYVDDVDESRVRRKAIQPISAPTTPPTTAASGAQASGDRAAEPAPAKTVPNILGAPVLPMAAADKLAVLKYKLWEGINDTDGGLQLVAAAARELLPASGAAVAVVAGEDWICRASAGVAPRIGLHFQAPEGLTGEAAVSGQVVICSDTEEDPRLNSSIWRSVHLRSAASVPIMRKTNALGVLEVFAEQPNAFGDQHGGLLRELGELLAELISAASTTNT